The Panulirus ornatus isolate Po-2019 chromosome 46, ASM3632096v1, whole genome shotgun sequence sequence TAGAATGATGATACACTGTATATGGTAGGTTAATGATGCACCGTATATAGTGGGTTCATTACACACTGTAGACTGTGCCCCTTGTCATCTGTGGCGTCCCTGTTTCACTATTGGTGACTCTTTCACTAATGGTACCCTTGTGTCACAAGTGATGTTTATCACCAGATATGTCTCTGTGTCACCACTTGTGTCCCTGTGTCACCAGTGGTCCCCTTCTGTCCCTCTAGGTACCTTTTAGTACCCCTATATACCCTTCGTAATCCCCTTAGTCCCCCTCAGTACCTTTTGAGTACCCTTGTGTACTCCTGGTCTCCCACAGGTGGTGTCATGTATACCTGGAAACATCGAAGTCGGGGCGGTGTACGAGCTGGTGCTGGGAGCCTCGGAGGGCAAGGCTCACAAGGTGAAAGCTACCCTCCTCCACTTAGCTCTCCACCACAGGGCCCATCACTGTGccaagctcctcctccaccttgggGCTTCCACTGAAGGTAGGTCAGTCAGTGGTCCATCACTGTACCGAGATAATACCGTGACAATCTTGCCACATTTTTCGAAATTCATAAGACTCTAGCAAAACACCTACTATTTTAGGGCATCTGGAACATGTCTTATTGTAGGATATTCCTGGAACGCCTCCTATTGGTCAGTAGGTAACTCGTTTGTGGTTCACATTGTGTAAGAATTAGGAGACAGCCAACTGGAAAAGGTGTTTGTGACTAAGAAGAATTATTGGCTTGTATATAGACATCCTCTTCCAGTATTCGATGCCAAGCTAAATCATTTAGTATGAAGGCAAATCTGGAacatgaaaataagaaagaaatgtaGGTTCCTAAtgctaaatatatttcatttacattCTTTCACTCGCTCCTGTGTTTCTACCGCCTAGTTTAACACACTGACAGTTTTCTTTCAAATATAACTTTGTAAAGCTTTTTTTGAGGAATGGCTATTTCTCTtcatccaggagagagagagagagagagagagagagagagagagagagagagagagagagagagagagagagagagagagagagagaaatgttgtgAATGATGGATGCATATAGATTCATATAAAGTTTGGAATATAACAACTTGTTCCAGCGTTCCAAAAATATCTGAAAATTGGATGATTTTCCTTCACTGCCAGACACTGGCAACACATCCAGTTCCGTGATATTTCCTTCACTCGGCGACACCGAACCGTTCGCTTTAGGAAAGCCACATCGGCATCACGAACCCTAacatgtggtgtaccacagggcaccaagatggggccGCTGTACTTCCTTATCCTTATCAATAATGCCCTGAAGAGCAAaaaccaccgctggaagtacGTAGAGTTCCAGCTATTTTCCTACTCCTGAAGTTAAGAATTCAGTCTCCGATCACCTCATTTGTTCATTGGTAGAGGACTTAATCTCGTACCCTTAGGCCACGGATTCGAATCTCAGCGGAGAGGGGTAATAAGATTAAACAAGActatgttgttgttggttgtctCAAGATGCAGCAGCTTGGCTTAAGGCGGCGGCTTAAGTTACAATCATGGAAAAAGAATGGAAGGGTGATAGGCTAATAATGTATGTTTTAAACGAACAGCGAAGTGAACTGACGTAGCCTAAGGAATATTTCCAACCTCCTGCCAGTGTTATTCCTAAGAGGTTGTCCAGAAATTCACGTGTTAAGAAAATTCACAAATTCAGTTAAGTTCACAATGGAGATCGTTGAGGTGACCGCCAGAGCCACAGGAAGTGTGGGCGACAGTGGAAATACCAGCGCCTGGGAGGTGACGAAAAGACTACCCAACTTCCAGTGCATTTTCCCCCGATTTTCAAGACGTTTAAAGCCAGGGGCTGGATCTTTTAACCCGTGATAAGTTGTTTATAGAAAATATTGATATTTTATCAAACTGGCTTTCCCACTTTAATtatgtagcgtcaggaacagaagagTAATTATCTTATCAGCTCACATCCAATCTGAATTTAGCTGCTATTTGTAATGTACTGAAAACATAACTTTTCTAGCCCTTTGCTCTACGGAGTAAAATATTTCCAAAGCTATCTTCGAACACTACCATGATTCTGTACCTTATTTTCTATGAACATAGCAGTTTTTAATCCGTATTTCTATTTATTTCGATTTATCCGACTTTACGATTTTTCAGCGACTGAGAGCGATCTGGGCGACTGCGCCATCCACTGTGCGGTGCGGATGGGGAGCTACGAGCTGGTGATGCTTCTTCTGGAGTATGGCGCCTCCCCGACCTCCGTCAACGCCTCCCTCGACACCCCGCTCCATTTGGCTGCCGAGAAGGGACTTGTCCATGTTGTCAAAACCTTCCTGGATGCTGGCGCCGATCCCGTTGCCAAGAACAGGTCAGAGAACAGTTTGAGGACATTTTGTGGTGGGTTAAAATCCTCTGCCATGGGTTTGGAAACGTCTGCTGAATATGGGGTTACTTTAAGACTTTGTTCATTGATAAGACTTATATGGAACTGCATGACTGACAGTGATGGCCAGCCTGGTTGtaatatataagtgtatatatatatatatatatatatatatatatatatatatatatatatatatatatatatatcacataatctcCAAAAGTCAGGATTCGATCTCATGATCTTTTGAGTAATACGTGGGAACGATAGCCGATCGGCTATGATCGCAGTAAATTGTCACTATCCACTTACAAGTTATTATATACCCTTCGTGTCACATCCATGAGTAACTGGGTCTACGCCGGTCAAATTcaatcaggctcacattaccagcagttagcattttCTAGAACCTTAttgtacaaacgcggaggtaggtgaacacgaatatagtgcatatgaacgcacactttcatagaacatatgatACCCAgttgctcatggacgtgagacgaagggtattcggttacttgtaatcgaatggtCACTTTTCTATTAGaagcgatcatagccgagcgatTAGCCTTCCAGACTATCATGCAAAAGATCCTGACTTTGAGTCCTGACTGATGGAGGGTATTATgttgttctatgaaagtgtgagTTCAAATGCACTATAATTGTGTTCACATACCTTctcgtttgtacagtaaggttctgtaaaatgctaaacGCTGGTCATGTGAGCCGACTGGGATATGATTGGTGTAGACCCATATTGCTCATAGATGtatgacgaagggtattcgattacttgtaatcgaacgCTCATTTTGCTATTAGGCGGTGATCATCGCCAAGCGGTAAACCTTCCCGAATACCACGTAAAAGGTCGTGGggtcgagtcctggctgttggatggtatcatgtgttctatgagATTGCGCGTTCAATATTCACTATATTCGTGTATAAAGTGTATATCGTCGATATTTAATTTTCAAGTAAATATGTTTGTTTATAATTACTACACTCCTATGACATTGATTTGTAGGAAGATATTTAAGAGGAACTTCAAAATTATGGAAATTAAAAATATCGCCAGTGTTGGGAATCTGTAATTTCAGTATAAACAAGTAACCTACAATGTCTGTACGTGCTGAGGCAAGAAGAGTTGCCAGTTACCCCATATATAAAGTTGCTATTGATCAGTGTATTCAATTATGGTGGTGACTGGGAGAGATCTGGGTTTGTTCAGGTTATTTCAGCTTGAAATTTATTTACTGGAGATATCTCACTAATCCATTTGTTCTGAAGTTGTTCACAAGTTTCCTCACAAAATGGATTAGATACGTCCATTATGAGTTCCAGGAAATAAGCAGCATCAGCGAGAGTCGTTAAGTGAAAACAGAACCGAATTATTTTCATCTTGGAAACATTCGTTTGGTAATGTCTTCCATGTACAAGTGAAGGCTGACGACCCCTACTACTATGACTTTTCATATCGAGTCTTTATTCACTGCTGCCGTAACCTTACGTCACCACTCGAGTATATCGACATTAACCGTGGATGTGATGGCCTGGCTTTCGTCCTGACCTTTCAGGTTCAAACCAAAGGTCAGGGTCGTAACTGTCGTCCTTGAGAAGTTTGAATATATCGAATCTCAAAGTGTTCTCTGTGACCATTTGTTTTGGTGGTCGCACAGCGAGATCCCCCACTGATATCCTCTTCTCTGTGTAACTCATGCCTACTCTCTTGGAGTCTTTGGGGACTCTTGTATCGCTTGATATCCCGGAAGCTGCTGACGAGGTGCATTATTGGGTTCTGATTTCCAAGTTTCCCTGCTTCAGCTctccttcatttttctctctgCACCCAGTTTTCTGATCATCTGATCTATTTACGTAACTGTTGACGGATATACCTTTTCGTCAGATATCTGGAGACCCCGTGGGACGTCGCTGTACTGGCCGGGTCACCGTCAGCTGTGGCATGCGCCGATCTCATTCTAACAAAGTACCTTGCAATACGTGATGACGGCGGCCTGCCGGTCGTCTAGAACTGCCGGTCACCTACGTGTTTACCCTATGGATAGCGGGTCTCAGGATGCCAGACGTCTCCCCGTTGGCCCTGTGGATACCGGTTCTCCAGCTGTGGATATCCTGACTGCCGGACATTTAGCTACTGGCTTTAGAATTCCCGATGTTCAAGCTGTGGATATCCTTTGATGCCGCTGGCCTAACAGCCTTTACTTTCATCGCCACCTTCCTGAAGATATTGGCTCTTGCTTTACTTGCTCACTTGCCATAAGATAACTGCTCTAGCTGTACACCTACCCACCCTAAGATAACAATTCTTAAGGTGACAACTATACACCTATCTGCTCCAGGATAACAACTTATGCTGTAAATTCATCGGCCATAAGATAACAGGTTTTAATACACATCCACCCGACCTCAAGATAACAACTCTGTCTATACAGATAACCACTCTAAGATAACTTGCTTTACACCCACCAACCTCTATCTATACAGGTAACCATTTTAAGATAACTCCTGCTTTACTATCACCAAACCAAAGATAATTTTGTCTATAGATCTACCCACTCAAGGATAACTCTTGCTGTTATCTTCAAACCCTAAGATAGCGACATTTTGCATCTACCCACTCTAACTCTTACTTTATCCTTAAAAATCGTAGGATAACCATGTCTATACCTCTGTCCACTCTAAGATAACTCATACTGTATCTCCAACAACCCTAAGATAACAGCGTTTGCTGCAACTTAGCAACTCTATGATAACTTTCTGTGCATATAATCACTCTAAGATAACAACTCAACGAACCATATGACAACATTTGATACTAGACATCCAAAGTTAACAACACTTGGTATAGTTTTATACCCCTACCTACCTTAAGATAACACTTGCTGTACCCATAGGAACCGATGATCACAAATGCTATATCCTTACTCTCCCTTAAACAACAACTTTAGCTATACCTCCTCACATACCACAGGATAACAACGGCTATATCTCCAATTGCTCTAAGATAACAACTCTTGCTATACAACTACCTACGCTTAGATAACAATCCAACCAAACGGATCAAACCTTTTATAAGTCAAGTTGTACCACCCCAACTACCGTAAGATAACACTTGCTCTTCCCTCACCTGCACAAAGATAACAACCTGCTATACATCCGCCTACCCCAAGATAACTATAAGCTCACCTACACTAAGATAGCTTGCTGAACACTCTCCTACCCGTTGATAACTTGGTAAATTCTCACCTCCACCAAGATAACTCGTTATACTTCCCTTACAATCTAAAGATGATATCATAAATCAATTCATTTCTATTTGATATGATAATTTGATATAATAATTCATTCTTATTCCATTTTGTGTTACCTGATATGTATTATGTAATGTAATCCTGCTATGTATTATTCACGCAATCTTGTTAAGTATCATCTATGTAATCCTATTACGTATTATATATGTAACTGTGGTTGTTTTATCGTGGTTCGAACACCTTTTGTAGCTTAACATGTCAACCTAAAGGTTGACATGTTAAGCTAGAAGAaatcaggtttatatatatatatatatatatatatatatatatatatatatatatatatatatatatatatatatatatatatatatatatatatatcatccctggggataggggagaaagaatacttcccacatattccctgcgagtcgcagaaggcgactaaaagggagcgagcggggggctggaaatcctcacctccaatttccatttttccaaaagaaggaagaaaaaaagggggccaagtgaggaatattTCCTCTAAAGCTAAATCATCTGTTGTAGAACGCTACCTCTCTAGCGCGGGAATTAGCAAATATGTatgggaaaagaatatatatatatatatatatatatatatatatatatatatatatatatatatatatatatatatatatatatatatatatatatatagtcttggacaatcgcatgtttaccaaaaagCGTCcttcgttgtatttcaactgacttatatttctctcttgtgtctctcctgatgatgtaattattacacgaaagtgcacttgggaacttatcgtgtttcattttccccgtggactcataggaatgtcttgatcacgcgcaaaattgtgatcctttccaatatatatatatatacaatatatatatatatatatatatatatatatatatatatatatcatacaaacctccaacagccaggatcgaacgcgggACCCCCGTGCCacaagcgggaatgctaccgctaggctatgggctagGCCCATGatttagcggtagcattcccgcctgcggcacaggggtcccgggttcgatcctggctgttggaggtttgtatgttctatgaaggtgcgcgttcctatacactttattcatatatatatatatatatatatatatatatatatatatatatatatatatatatatatatatatatatatatatatatatatacctggggataggggagaaagaattcttcccacgcattcctcacgtatcgtataagggaacgggagcggggggctagaaaccatcccttccttgtattttaacattctaaaaggggaaacagaagaaggagtcacgcggggagtgctcatcctcctcgaaggctcagattggggtgtctaaatgtgtgtggatgtaaacaagatgagaaaaaaggagagataggtggttatgtttgaggaaaggaacctggatattttggctctgagtgaaacaaagctcaagggtaaaggggaagagtggtttggaaatgttttgggagtaaagtcaggggttggtgagaggacaagagcagaggaaggagtagcactactcctgaaacaggagttgtgggagtatgtgatagagtgtaagaaagtaacctctagattgatatggttaaaactgaaagtgggtggtgagagttgggtgattattggtgcctatgcacctgggcatgagaagaaagatcatgagaggcagtgttttgggagcagctgagtgagtgtgttagcagttttgatgcatgagaccgggttatggtgatgggtgatttgaatgcaaaggtgagtaatgtggcagttgagggaataattagtgtacatggggtgttcagtgtagtaattGGAAATGGCgaggaacttgtagatttgtgtgctgagaaaggactggtgattgggaatacctggtttaaaaggcaatatatacataagtatacgtatgtaattaggagagatggccagagagcgttattggattacgtgttaattgataggtgcatgaaagagagacttttggatgttaatgtgctgagaggtgcaactggagggatatctgatcattatcttgtgaaggcgatggtgaagatttgttgaggttttcagagaagtagagaaaatgttggggtgaagagaatggtgagagtaagtgagcttgggaaggagacttgtgtgaggaagtatcaggagagactgagtgcagaatggaaaaatgtgagaacaaaggaggtaaggggagtggggtaggaatgggatgtacttaggggagcagtggtggcttgcgcaaaagaaacttgtggcatgagaagcgtgggaggtgggcagattagaacttgtggtgagtggtgggatgaagaagtaagattattggtgaaagagaaaagagaggcatttggacggtttttgcagggaaaaagtgcaaatgactggaagatgtataaaagaaagaggcaggaggtcaagagaaaggtgcaagaggtgaaaaagaggcaaatgggagttgggttgagagagtatcattaaattttagggagaatagaaaatgaagtctgttgtggatgagagagattgggaagtgagtcagttgttgttcgcagatgataaagagctggtggctgattcatgtgagaaactgcagaagctggtgactgagtttggtaaagtgtttgaaagaagaaagttaagagtaaatgtgaataagaacaaggttattaggtacagtagggttgagggtcaagtcaattgggaggtaagtttgaatggagaaaaactggaggaagtaaagtgttttagatatctgggagtggatctggcagcggatggaaccatggaagcggaagtgaatcattgggtgggggagggggcgaaaatcctgggagccttgaataatgtgtggaagtcgagaacattatctcggaaagcaaaaatgggtatgtttgaaggaatagtggttccaacaatgttgtatggttgcgaggtgtgggctatggatagagttgtgcgcaggagggtgggtgtgctggaaatgagatgtttgaggacaatgtgtggtgtgaggtggtttgatcgagtaattgatgtatgggtaagagagatgtgtggaaataaaaagagagtggttgagagagcagaagagggtgttttgaaatggtttgggcacatggagagaatgagtgacgaaagattgaccaagaggatatatgtgtcggaggtggagggaacgaggagaagtgggagaccaaattggaggtggaaagatggagtgaaaaagattttgtgtgatcggggcctgaacatgcaggagggtgaaaggagggcaaggaacagagtgaattggatcgatgttgtataccggggttgacgtgctgtcagtggattgaatcagggcatgtgaagcgtctggggtaaaccatggaaagctgtgggggacctgaatgtggaaagggagctgtggtttcgggcattattgcatgacagctagagactgagtgtgaacgaatgaggcctttgttgtcttttcctagcgctaccccgcacacatgaggggggagggggatgttattccatgtgtggcgaggtggccatttctttcgtctgtttccttgcgctacctcgcaaacgcgggagacagcgacaaagcaaaataaaaataaatataaaaagatgttttggaaggaggtaaataaagtgcgtaagacaagagaacaaatgggaac is a genomic window containing:
- the LOC139763163 gene encoding uncharacterized protein, translated to MMAYTTSGGCVRKRLGAATPAGPTPEERLQRLNTTIQAITTDDVRTVVSCIPGNIEVGAVYELVLGASEGKAHKVKATLLHLALHHRAHHCAKLLLHLGASTEATESDLGDCAIHCAVRMGSYELVMLLLEYGASPTSVNASLDTPLHLAAEKGLVHVVKTFLDAGADPVAKNRYLETPWDVAVLAGSPSAVACADLILTKYLAIRDDGGLPVV